The Saccharomonospora cyanea NA-134 genome includes a region encoding these proteins:
- a CDS encoding acyl-CoA dehydrogenase family protein: MPAMPAMPAMPAAPTRPTVQRLLPDTESEDLLALAREIARDELAPLAAEYEEKETFPREQFRILGRAGLLGLPYSERWGGGEVPYEVYLQVLEEIARAWMSVGVGLSVHTMSCYALAEYGTDEQRDRWLPAMLEGELLGAYALSEPHAGSDAAALTTRARRDGDCYVVNGVKAWTTHGGHADYYTTMVRTSDDGGRGISCLLVDGATPGLSAAPPERKMGLTGSATTQMIFEDARVDADRLIGSEGQGLKIALSSLASGRLGIAACSVGLAQAALDEAVAYAKQRTQFGKPIIDFQGLEFLLADMAATVESARATYLDAARRRDRGWAFTRQSSVAKLVATDAAMKVTTDAVQVLGGAGYTRDFPVERYLREAKVPQIFEGTNQIQRMVIARELRKS, translated from the coding sequence ATGCCCGCGATGCCCGCGATGCCCGCGATGCCCGCAGCGCCCACAAGGCCCACCGTGCAACGCCTGCTCCCCGACACCGAGTCCGAGGACCTGCTCGCCCTCGCCCGCGAGATCGCCCGCGACGAGTTGGCGCCGCTGGCGGCCGAGTACGAGGAGAAGGAGACCTTCCCCCGCGAGCAGTTCCGCATCCTGGGCCGGGCCGGTCTGCTGGGACTTCCGTACTCGGAACGCTGGGGCGGCGGCGAGGTGCCGTACGAGGTGTATCTCCAGGTACTCGAAGAGATCGCCAGGGCGTGGATGTCGGTGGGCGTCGGCCTGTCCGTGCACACGATGTCGTGCTACGCGCTCGCCGAGTACGGCACCGACGAGCAACGCGACCGCTGGCTGCCCGCGATGCTGGAGGGCGAACTGCTGGGCGCGTACGCGCTGTCGGAACCCCACGCCGGCTCCGACGCCGCCGCACTGACGACGCGGGCTCGACGTGACGGTGACTGCTACGTGGTCAACGGGGTGAAGGCGTGGACCACCCACGGCGGCCACGCCGACTACTACACGACGATGGTGCGCACGTCGGACGACGGAGGCCGGGGTATCAGTTGCCTGCTCGTGGACGGTGCCACGCCCGGACTGTCCGCCGCGCCGCCCGAGCGGAAGATGGGCCTCACCGGGTCCGCCACGACCCAGATGATCTTCGAGGACGCCCGCGTGGACGCCGACCGGCTCATCGGCTCCGAGGGGCAGGGGTTGAAGATCGCGCTGTCGTCACTGGCCTCGGGCAGGCTCGGCATCGCGGCCTGCTCGGTCGGGCTGGCCCAGGCCGCTCTCGACGAGGCCGTCGCCTACGCGAAGCAGCGCACGCAGTTCGGCAAGCCGATCATCGACTTCCAGGGATTGGAGTTCCTGCTCGCCGACATGGCCGCCACCGTCGAATCCGCACGGGCGACGTATCTCGACGCCGCCCGGCGCCGTGACCGGGGGTGGGCGTTCACCCGGCAGTCGTCGGTGGCGAAACTCGTCGCCACCGACGCCGCCATGAAGGTGACCACCGACGCCGTCCAGGTTCTCGGCGGCGCCGGGTACACGCGTGACTTCCCGGTGGAGCGCTACCTGCGCGAGGCGAAGGTGCCCCAGATCTTCGAGGGCACCAACCAGATCCAGCGCATGGTCATCGCGCGGGAACTGCGCAAATCATGA
- a CDS encoding amidohydrolase, whose protein sequence is MTTAIIGGYVVPVDGQPIDGGTVLMENGRILAVGAQSEVDVPEGADIVDASGSWVLPGFIDAHAHLGVHEEGEGWSGNDTNEMTDPNGARFRAVDGIDPYEVGFDDALSGGVTSVVIKPGSGNPIGGQTVGVKTWGRTVLDMLFAEHVSVKSALGENPKRVYGEKDKTPSTRLGVAAVLREAFTKARNYAAQREAARAEGKPFETDLTLETLTRVLDGELYWDQHTHRADDIVTAVRIAEEFGYKLVVNHGTEGHLIADFLAERNVPVILGPLFTSRSKVELRHRTLRSAGILARAGVQIAITTDHPVVPINFLVYQAALAVKDGLDPETALRALTVNPARILGLDDRVGALKPGLDADVAIWSGDPLDVMNRALRVFVRGREVYHYDEAAGEGVVADRRYRE, encoded by the coding sequence ATGACGACTGCGATCATTGGCGGCTACGTGGTCCCCGTCGACGGGCAACCGATCGACGGCGGCACGGTGCTCATGGAGAACGGCAGGATCCTCGCGGTGGGCGCCCAGTCGGAGGTCGACGTGCCCGAGGGTGCGGACATCGTCGACGCGTCCGGCTCCTGGGTGCTGCCCGGCTTCATCGACGCCCACGCGCACCTCGGCGTGCACGAGGAGGGTGAGGGCTGGTCGGGCAACGACACCAACGAGATGACCGACCCGAACGGCGCGCGCTTCCGCGCCGTCGACGGCATCGACCCGTACGAGGTCGGCTTCGACGACGCACTGTCCGGCGGCGTCACAAGCGTCGTGATCAAGCCCGGTTCCGGCAACCCGATCGGTGGTCAGACGGTCGGCGTGAAGACGTGGGGCCGCACGGTGCTCGACATGCTCTTCGCCGAGCACGTCAGCGTCAAGAGCGCGCTCGGGGAGAACCCCAAGCGGGTCTACGGCGAGAAGGACAAGACGCCGTCGACACGGCTCGGTGTCGCGGCGGTGCTGCGGGAGGCGTTCACCAAGGCACGCAACTACGCGGCCCAGCGCGAGGCCGCCCGTGCCGAGGGGAAGCCGTTCGAGACGGACCTGACCCTGGAGACGCTGACCCGCGTCCTCGACGGTGAGCTGTACTGGGACCAGCACACGCACCGCGCCGACGACATCGTCACGGCCGTGCGGATCGCGGAGGAGTTCGGCTACAAGCTGGTGGTCAACCACGGCACCGAGGGGCACCTCATCGCCGACTTCCTCGCCGAGCGGAACGTCCCGGTGATCCTCGGGCCGCTGTTCACCAGCCGGAGCAAGGTCGAACTGCGTCACCGCACCCTGCGGTCGGCCGGCATCCTCGCGCGTGCGGGCGTGCAGATCGCGATCACCACCGACCACCCGGTCGTCCCGATCAACTTCCTCGTCTACCAGGCCGCGCTCGCGGTCAAGGACGGGCTGGACCCGGAGACGGCGCTGCGGGCACTGACGGTCAACCCGGCTCGGATCCTGGGGCTCGACGACCGGGTGGGTGCTCTCAAGCCCGGTCTGGACGCCGATGTGGCGATCTGGTCGGGTGACCCGCTCGACGTGATGAACCGCGCCCTGCGCGTGTTCGTCCGAGGCCGCGAGGTGTACCACTACGACGAGGCGGCCGGCGAGGGAGTCGTCGCCGACCGCCGCTATCGCGAGTGA
- a CDS encoding aldose 1-epimerase family protein — protein sequence MANPTGEQFELTRGGARAVVTEIGAGLRAFEVNKVPYLETFDADMTPPKAAGQVLLPWPNRTKGARWTYDGEPQELEVTEEARGNAIHGLVRRREWELLEHGEWFIRLAVEIGAEPGWPVPLRAEITYDLAPRGLTVTHEVRNEGDRPVGFGVGTHPYLRIGDVPTDELTLTLAASRVRPYVADEQLPFGEEIDVDGTDYDLRGGRIVGGLDLDTAFGGLTPYDDGRHHHLLTHHDTTLDLWTDPDFGWVQVFTPSDYPGRGRAIAVEPMTCPADALNSGTDLIELEPGASWRGSWGILVDIR from the coding sequence ATGGCGAATCCGACGGGGGAACAGTTCGAGCTGACCAGGGGAGGCGCTCGCGCCGTGGTCACCGAGATCGGGGCCGGGCTACGGGCGTTCGAGGTCAACAAGGTGCCCTACCTGGAGACGTTCGACGCCGACATGACGCCCCCGAAGGCGGCGGGACAGGTGCTGCTGCCGTGGCCGAACCGCACGAAGGGTGCGCGGTGGACCTACGACGGCGAGCCGCAGGAGCTCGAAGTCACCGAGGAGGCTCGCGGCAACGCCATCCACGGCCTCGTGCGCCGCAGGGAGTGGGAACTGCTGGAGCACGGCGAGTGGTTCATCCGGCTCGCCGTGGAGATCGGTGCCGAGCCCGGCTGGCCGGTGCCGCTGCGCGCGGAGATCACCTACGACCTGGCACCGCGCGGGCTCACCGTCACGCACGAGGTGCGCAACGAGGGCGACAGGCCCGTCGGCTTCGGCGTCGGCACGCACCCGTACCTGCGGATCGGAGACGTGCCCACCGACGAGTTGACGCTGACGCTCGCGGCCTCGCGCGTGCGCCCCTACGTCGCCGACGAGCAGCTGCCCTTCGGTGAGGAGATCGACGTCGACGGCACCGACTACGACCTGAGGGGCGGCCGCATCGTGGGCGGCCTCGACCTCGACACGGCGTTCGGCGGGCTGACACCGTACGACGACGGGAGGCACCACCACCTGCTCACCCACCACGACACGACACTCGACCTGTGGACCGACCCCGATTTCGGATGGGTGCAGGTGTTCACGCCCTCGGACTATCCGGGAAGGGGCAGGGCGATCGCCGTCGAACCGATGACGTGCCCCGCCGACGCGTTGAACTCGGGCACCGACCTCATCGAGTTGGAGCCCGGCGCGTCCTGGCGAGGCTCCTGGGGCATCCTCGTCGACATTCGTTAG
- a CDS encoding TetR/AcrR family transcriptional regulator translates to MPRQTDTRQRMLRTAADLLRTQGYHATGLNQVLTESAAPKGSLYFHFPGGKEQLAGEALALAGQELATTIATLLAEADDPAAGLDAVVDHLAEMLETSDFRRGCPMSTTALDAAADSEPIRQACAGGFDSWQRVLADHLTSHGVDPGRADELATTMLAAVEGALLLSKTRRDVTPLRVVGRQLRALAEGAN, encoded by the coding sequence ATGCCGAGACAGACGGACACCCGGCAGCGGATGCTGCGCACCGCCGCCGACCTGCTGCGTACGCAGGGCTACCACGCCACCGGACTGAACCAGGTGCTCACCGAGAGCGCCGCACCCAAGGGATCGCTCTACTTCCACTTCCCCGGAGGCAAGGAGCAGCTCGCGGGCGAGGCCCTCGCCCTGGCGGGCCAGGAACTCGCCACCACGATCGCGACCCTGCTGGCCGAGGCCGACGACCCCGCGGCGGGGCTGGACGCCGTCGTGGACCACCTCGCCGAGATGCTCGAAACGTCGGACTTCCGACGCGGCTGTCCCATGTCGACGACAGCGCTCGACGCGGCGGCGGACAGCGAGCCGATCCGGCAGGCCTGCGCGGGCGGCTTCGACTCCTGGCAGCGAGTGCTCGCCGACCACCTCACCTCCCACGGCGTCGACCCCGGCAGGGCCGACGAGCTGGCGACCACGATGCTCGCCGCCGTCGAGGGAGCACTACTGCTGTCGAAGACCCGCCGGGACGTCACCCCGCTGCGCGTCGTCGGGCGGCAACTGCGAGCGCTGGCTGAAGGAGCGAACTGA